In one Halorubrum sp. CBA1229 genomic region, the following are encoded:
- a CDS encoding glutamate-5-semialdehyde dehydrogenase, with amino-acid sequence MSETTEIERDTDELIEGSQRAALRLANADEATRDAALRSIADALRANEEAILEANARDVEAAEEMLERGEYTQALVDRLKLDAAKLDDIAGMVESVAEQDDPLGRTLAARELDEGLELYRVSVPIGVVATVFESRPDALVQIAALALKSGNAVILKGGSEASESNRVLHRVIREATADLPDGWAGLVEAHEEVDRLLERDDAVDLVMPRGSSEFVSYIQDNTQIPVLGHTEGICHVYVDDDADLEMAADVAFDAKVQYPAVCNAVETLLVNESVASDLLPDLVERYEAAGVELRGDEATREIVDVGAATDDDWDTEYGDLELSIKLVDDVYDAVEHVNAHGSKHTESIVTEDQAAAEAFMTGIDAASVFHNASTRFADGYRYGLGAEVGISTGKVHARGPVGLEGLTTYKYYLEGDGHLVASYSGEDALPFTHRELDAEWAFGGE; translated from the coding sequence ATGAGTGAGACAACGGAGATCGAGCGCGACACGGACGAACTGATCGAGGGGTCACAGCGGGCCGCCCTGCGGCTCGCCAACGCCGACGAGGCGACGCGGGACGCCGCGCTCCGGTCGATCGCCGACGCGCTCCGCGCGAACGAGGAGGCGATCCTCGAGGCGAACGCGCGGGACGTCGAGGCGGCCGAGGAGATGTTGGAGCGCGGCGAGTACACGCAGGCGCTCGTCGACCGCTTGAAGCTCGACGCCGCGAAGCTCGACGACATCGCCGGGATGGTCGAGTCGGTCGCCGAGCAGGACGACCCCCTCGGCCGGACGCTCGCCGCCCGCGAGCTCGACGAGGGGTTAGAGCTGTACCGCGTCTCTGTCCCCATCGGCGTGGTCGCCACCGTGTTCGAGTCGCGGCCGGACGCGCTCGTCCAGATCGCGGCGCTCGCGTTGAAGTCCGGCAACGCCGTCATCCTCAAGGGCGGCAGCGAGGCGAGCGAGTCGAACCGCGTCCTCCATCGGGTGATCCGCGAGGCGACCGCCGACCTCCCCGACGGCTGGGCGGGGCTCGTCGAGGCCCACGAGGAGGTCGATCGGCTCCTCGAACGCGACGACGCCGTCGACCTGGTGATGCCGCGGGGCTCCTCGGAGTTCGTCTCCTACATCCAGGACAACACCCAGATCCCCGTGCTCGGTCACACGGAGGGTATCTGTCACGTCTACGTCGACGACGACGCCGACCTCGAGATGGCCGCCGACGTCGCCTTCGACGCGAAGGTGCAGTACCCTGCGGTGTGTAACGCGGTCGAGACGCTGCTCGTGAACGAGTCCGTCGCGTCCGACCTGCTCCCGGACCTCGTCGAGCGCTACGAGGCGGCGGGCGTCGAACTGCGCGGGGACGAGGCGACCCGTGAGATCGTCGACGTCGGCGCCGCGACCGACGACGACTGGGACACGGAGTACGGTGACCTCGAACTGTCGATCAAGCTCGTGGACGACGTGTACGACGCGGTCGAGCACGTCAACGCGCACGGCTCGAAACACACCGAGTCCATCGTTACCGAAGATCAGGCGGCCGCCGAGGCGTTCATGACCGGAATCGACGCCGCGAGCGTCTTCCACAACGCCTCGACCCGCTTCGCCGACGGCTACCGCTACGGGCTCGGGGCCGAGGTCGGCATCTCGACCGGCAAGGTCCACGCGCGCGGTCCGGTCGGGCTGGAAGGGCTC
- the proC gene encoding pyrroline-5-carboxylate reductase, with protein MGGALLRGLARTDSYHLTAIDLDPDALAAVADVVDETTEDVDAATEADIVVLAVKPDVAEHVLADLDLSADQQLVTLAAGLPRDFVAERTPATVVRIMPNLAAETGDMAAAATNEGLTDEVRAMLDDAGEFVEVDESLMDVSTAVNGSGPAFAFYLIDAMKRAGIDGGLDPEQAETLAAQTFKGAAETVLRDDRSVDELIDAVCSPNGTTIEGMEVLWDSDADEAVVDAVAAAERRSRELAEAFDDE; from the coding sequence ATGGGGGGTGCCCTGTTGCGCGGCCTCGCGAGAACCGACTCGTATCACCTGACGGCGATCGACCTCGATCCCGACGCGCTCGCCGCCGTCGCGGACGTCGTCGACGAGACGACTGAGGACGTCGACGCGGCGACGGAGGCCGACATCGTCGTCCTCGCCGTGAAGCCGGACGTCGCCGAGCACGTGCTCGCGGACCTCGATCTGTCCGCCGACCAGCAGCTCGTGACGCTGGCCGCGGGGCTCCCCCGCGACTTCGTCGCCGAGCGGACGCCCGCCACCGTCGTCCGGATCATGCCCAACCTCGCGGCCGAGACCGGGGACATGGCCGCGGCGGCGACGAACGAGGGCCTCACCGACGAGGTGCGCGCCATGCTCGACGACGCTGGGGAGTTCGTCGAGGTCGACGAGTCGCTGATGGACGTCTCGACCGCGGTCAACGGCAGCGGGCCCGCCTTCGCTTTCTACCTCATCGACGCGATGAAACGGGCCGGCATCGACGGCGGGCTCGACCCCGAGCAGGCCGAGACGCTCGCCGCCCAGACGTTTAAAGGGGCGGCCGAGACCGTACTCCGAGACGACCGGAGCGTCGACGAGCTCATCGACGCGGTCTGCTCGCCGAACGGGACGACGATAGAGGGCATGGAGGTCCTCTGGGACAGCGACGCCGACGAGGCGGTGGTCGACGCCGTCGCGGCGGCCGAGCGGCGCTCGCGGGAGCTGGCCGAGGCGTTCGATGACGAGTGA
- the proB gene encoding glutamate 5-kinase, with protein sequence MTSDGVAVGEVDSDAVDRARTAAAEADRVVVKAGTNSLTDEESRLDRVKLDKLVADVMDLRRRGKEVVLVSSGAVGAGVGRLGNGEGVVDVDIDRGSDIIDERQALSTVGQSLLMRHYTQSFDRYDQPVAQILVTGADLDAPERFDNFTNTVETLLDWGVVPVVNENDAVATDELRIGDNDMLSASAAIALDVDLLVTLTDVDAVYTGHPKRDPEATAIEAVGTNYDAVRELIGDSTATDFGGIRTKVEGARDVAESGTPAVIAGSATPDVLDRIAAGKPTGTLFVPTAGETNE encoded by the coding sequence ATGACGAGTGACGGCGTCGCGGTCGGAGAAGTGGACTCGGACGCCGTCGACCGCGCGCGGACCGCGGCCGCGGAGGCCGACCGCGTGGTGGTGAAGGCCGGAACCAACTCCCTGACGGACGAGGAGTCGCGGCTCGACCGGGTGAAGCTCGACAAGCTCGTCGCCGACGTGATGGACCTGCGCCGGCGCGGCAAGGAGGTCGTTCTCGTCTCCTCGGGCGCCGTCGGCGCCGGCGTCGGTCGGTTGGGCAACGGCGAGGGGGTCGTCGACGTCGACATCGACCGCGGGAGCGACATCATCGACGAGCGTCAGGCGCTCTCGACGGTCGGCCAGAGCCTCCTGATGCGCCACTACACGCAGAGCTTCGATCGCTACGACCAGCCGGTCGCGCAGATCCTCGTGACCGGCGCCGACCTCGACGCGCCCGAGCGGTTCGACAACTTCACGAACACCGTCGAGACCCTGCTGGACTGGGGCGTCGTCCCCGTCGTCAACGAGAACGACGCGGTGGCGACCGACGAGCTCCGGATCGGCGACAACGACATGCTGTCGGCGTCGGCGGCGATCGCGCTCGACGTCGACCTGCTGGTCACGCTCACCGACGTCGACGCCGTGTACACCGGGCACCCGAAGCGCGACCCGGAGGCGACCGCCATCGAGGCCGTCGGAACGAACTACGACGCGGTCCGAGAGCTGATCGGTGACAGCACGGCCACCGATTTCGGGGGGATCCGAACGAAGGTGGAGGGGGCCCGAGACGTGGCCGAGAGCGGCACGCCGGCGGTGATCGCCGGCTCCGCGACCCCGGACGTGTTAGACCGGATCGCAGCCGGTAAACCGACGGGCACGCTATTCGTACCGACAGCGGGTGAGACGAATGAGTGA